A window of the Brassica napus cultivar Da-Ae chromosome C5, Da-Ae, whole genome shotgun sequence genome harbors these coding sequences:
- the LOC106401308 gene encoding acyl-coenzyme A oxidase 3, peroxisomal isoform X1, with translation MSENRALQRANILANHILRSPPLPSSLSLSLAREVCLQYSPPELNESYGFDVKEMRRLLDGHNTEDRDWLYGLMMQSNLFNRKERGGKIFVSPDYNQTMEQQREITMKRIWYLLEKGVYRGWLTDSGPEAELKKLALLEVCGIYDHSLSIKLGVHFFLWGNAVKFFGTKRHHEKWLKNTEDYVVKGCFAMTELGHGSNVRGIETVTTYDPRTGEFVINTPCESAQKYWIGGAAKHATHTIVFSQLNINGTNQGVHAFIAQIRDEDGTICPNIRVADCGHKIGLNGVDNGRIWFDNLRISRENLLNSVADVSPDGEYVSAIKDPDQRFGAFMAPLTSGRVTIASSAIYSAKVGLAIALRYSLSRRAFSLTANGPEVLLLDYPSHQRRLLPLLAKTYAMSFAANDLKMIYVKRTPETNKAIHVVSSGLKAVLTWHNMHTLQECREAVGGQGVKTENLVGQLKGEFDVQTTFEGDNNVLMQQVSKALFAEYVSCKKRNKPFRGLGLEHMNSSRPVLPTQLSSSTLRCSQFQKNVFCLRERDLLERFTSEVAQLQGRGESRESSFLVNHELAEDLGKAFTEKAILQTILDAEAKLPAGSLKDVLGLVRSMYALISIEEDPSFLRYGYLSRDNVGDVRREVSKLCGEVRPHALALVTSFGIPDAFLGPIAFNWVEANAWSSV, from the exons ATGTCGGAAAATCGCGCACTCCAGCGAGCCAATATCCTCGCCAACCACATCCTCCGATCGCCTCCTCTTCCctcctccctctccctctccctcgcGCGCGAGGTATGTCTCCAGTACTCTCCTCCGGAGCTCAACGAGAGCTACGGATTCGACGTCAAGGAGATGAGGAGACTGCTCGACGGGCACAACACGGAGGATCGCGATTGGCTCTACGGTCTCATGATGCAGAGCAACCTGTTTAACCGGAAGGAAAGAGGAGGGAAGATCTTCGTGTCTCCCGATTACAATCAGACGATGGAGCAGCAGCGAGAGATCACCATGAAGCGGATCTGGTACTTGCTCGAGAAGGGAGTTTACAGAGGATGGTTGACGGATTCGGGTCCTGAGGCTGAGCTCAAGAAGCTAGCTCTGCTCGAGGTTTGCGGGATCTATGATCATTCCCTCTCCATCAAGCTCGGTGTTCATTTCTTCTTGTG GGGTAATGCTGTGAAGTTCTTTGGAACAAAGCGTCACCACGAGAAGTGGCTGAAGAACACGGAAGATTATGTTGTCAAGGGCTGCTTTGCAATGACTGAGTTAGGCCATGGCAGTAAT gTGAGGGGAATTGAAACAGTGACTACTTATGACCCAAGAACCGGTGAGTTTGTGATAAACACTCCTTGTGAATCTGCTCAGAAGTATTGGATCGGTGGTGCAGCTAAA catgcAACCCACACAATAGTCTTTTCACAGCTTAATATCAACGGAACCAACCAGGGAGTTCACGCCTTCATAGCTCAAATTAGGGATGAAGATGGCACCATATGTCCTAACATCCGTGTTGCCGACTGTGGACACAAAATTGGATTAAACGGTGTTGACAACGGCCGAATCTG GTTTGACAATCTTCGGATTTCAAGAGAGAATTTACTTAACTCGGTTGCTGATGTCTCGCCTGATGGAGAGTATGTTAGTGCAATCAAAGATCCTGATCAG agATTTGGAGCATTCATGGCCCCTTTGACCTCTGGTAGAGTCACAATTGCATCAAGTGCAATTTATTCTGCAAAG GTTGGATTAGCTATTGCTTTAAGGTACTCGCTTTCAAGAAGAGCCTTCTCTCTTACAGCCAATGGTCCTGAAGTGCTCCTTCTTGATTATCCAAGCCATCAAAGGCGACTGCTACCTCTCCTAGCAAAGAC ATATGCTATGAGTTTTGCTGCAAATGACTTGAAGATGATTTACGTGAAGAGGACACCTGAAACCAACAAAGCCATACATGTTGTCTCGAGTGGACTCAAAGCTGTTCTCACCTGGCACAATATGCACACGCTTCAG GAATGCCGTGAAGCTGTTGGAGGGCAAGGTGTGAAAACAGAGAATCTAGTTGGTCAACTGAAAGGTGAATTTGATGTGCAGACTACATTTGAGGGTGACAACAATGTATTGATGCAGCAG GTGAGCAAAGCACTGTTTGCTGAATATGTATCGTGTAAGAAGAGAAACAAACCTTTCAGAGGGTTGGGATTGGAGCACATGAACAGTTCTCGTCCTGTATTGCCAACTCAGCTCTCATCTTCTACACTCAGATGCAGCCAGTTTCAG AAAAATGTGTTCTGCTTAAGAGAAAGAGATCTTCTAGAAAGATTCACTTCTGAAGTTGCGCAGCTTCAAGGGAGGGGAGAGAGTCGAGAGTCCTCTTTCCTCGTG AATCATGAACTTGCTGAGGACTTAGGTAAAGCTTTCACAGAGAAAGCAATACTGCAAACTATCTTGGATGCTGAGGCCAAACTACCTGCTGGCTCATTGAAG GATGTGTTGGGTCTTGTGAGATCAATGTACGCATTGATCAGCATTGAAGAAGATCCGTCGTTCTTGAGATACGGTTACCTCTCAAGGGACAACGTTGGAGATGTGAGGAGAGAGGTTTCTAAGCTCTGCGGAGAGGTTAGACCTCACGCGCTTGCACTGGTTACTTCATTCGGGATTCCAGACGCGTTCTTGGGACCCATTGCGTTCAACTGGGTCGAAGCCAACGCTTGGTCTTCAGTTTAG
- the LOC106401309 gene encoding putative acyl-coenzyme A oxidase 3.2, peroxisomal, which translates to MSENCALRRANVLANHILQSPPQPSNISLAREACLQYTPPEVNESYGFQVKEMRKLLDGHNLEDRDWLYGIIIQSNLFNRKIRGGKVFVSPDYNETMEQQREISMKRILHLLEKGVFKGWLTETGPEAELKKFALYEVCGMYDYSLSAKLGVHFLLWGNAIKFFGTKRHHEKWLKHTEDYLVKGCFAMTELGHGSNVKGIETVTTYDPRTEEFVINTPCESAQKYWIGEAAIHANHAIVISQLEINETNQGIHVFIAQIRDQDGNICPNIRIADCGHKIGLNGVDNGRIWFDNLRIPRENLLNSVADVSPDGEYVSAIKNPDQRFGAFLAPLTSGRVTIASCAIYSAKVGLAVAIRYSLSRRTFSAVATGPEVLLLDYPSHQRRLLPLLAKTYAMSFAANDMKMMYVKRTPETNKEIHVVSMGLKALLTWHNMRTLQECREACGGQGVKTENRVGHLKGDYDVQTTFEGDNNVLMQQVSKALFAEYVSCKKRNKPFKGLGLEHMNSPLPVLPTQLTSSTLRCSHFQKNVFCLRERDLLERYTCEVAELQERGESRELSFLLVSILTKHLVAYTNGILSSFSTSPLCLQSHQLSEDLSKAFAEKAILQAVLDAEAKLPAGSIKDVVGLVRSMYALICMEEDPSFLRYGYHSRDSVGDVRREVSKLCIELRPHALALVTSFGIPDAFLGPIAFNWIEANAWS; encoded by the exons ATGTCGGAAAATTGCGCACTCCGGCGAGCTAACGTTCTCGCTAATCACATACTCCAGTCACCTCCTCAGCCTTCGAACATCTCCCTCGCGCGCGAGGCATGCTTGCAGTACACTCCACCGGAGGTCAACGAGAGCTATGGCTTCCAAGTCAAGGAGATGAGAAAACTCCTCGACGGACACAACTTGGAGGACAGAGACTGGCTTTACGGGATCATCATACAGAGCAATCTGTTCAACAGGAAGATAAGAGGAGGCAAGGTGTTCGTGTCGCCTGATTACAATGAGACCATGGAGCAGCAGCGCGAGATCAGTATGAAGCGGATCTTGCACTTGCTGGAGAAAGGTGTCTTTAAAGGATGGTTAACGGAGACAGGTCCTGAAGCTGAGCTCAAGAAGTTTGCTCTCTACGAGGTTTGCGGGATGTATGATTACTCCCTATCCGCCAAACTCGGTGTTCATTTCTTGTTATG GGGTAATGCTATTAAGTTCTTTGGGACAAAGAGGCATCATGAGAAGTGGCTGAAACACACTGAAGATTATCTTGTCAAGGGCTGCTTTGCAATGACTGAGTTAGGCCATGGAAGTAAT GTGAAGGGAATTGAAACAGTGACTACTTATGACCCAAGAACTGAGGAGTTTGTGATAAACACTCCTTGCGAATCTGCTCAGAAGTACTGGATCGGTGAGGCAGCTATT CATGCAAACCATGCAATTGTCATTTCTCAGCTTGAGATAAACGAAACCAACCAAGGGATTCATGTATTTATAGCTCAGATCCGAGATCAAGATGGGAACATATGTCCAAACATCCGCATTGCTGACTGTGGCCACAAGATTGGTTTGAATGGTGTTGACAATGGCCGGATATG GTTTGACAATCTTCGGATCCCAAGAGAGAATCTACTGAACTCAGTCGCTGATGTTTCACCTGATGGAGAGTATGTTAGCGCTATTAAAAATCCTGATCAG AGATTTGGAGCATTCTTGGCCCCTTTGACCTCTGGTCGTGTCACCATTGCTTCATGTGCAATTTACTCTGCAAAG GTGGGATTAGCTGTTGCTATAAGATACTCACTATCAAGAAGAACCTTCTCTGCTGTAGCCACTGGTCCTGAAGTGCTCCTTCTTGATTATCCAAGCCATCAAAGACGACTTTTACCACTCCTTGCAAAGAC ATATGCTATGAGTTTTGCGGCAAATGACATGAAGATGATGTACGTGAAGAGGACACCTGAGACCAACAAAGAGATTCATGTTGTCTCAATGGGACTAAAAGCTCTTCTCACCTGGCACAATATGCGAACCCTTCAG gaaTGTCGTGAGGCTTGTGGAGGGCAAGGTGTGAAAACAGAGAATCGAGTTGGTCATTTAAAAGGCGACTACGATGTGCAGACTACATTTGAAGGTGACAATAATGTTCTGATGCAGCAG GTAAGCAAGGCACTTTTTGCTGAGTATGTGTCGTGTAAGAAGAGGAACAAACCTTTCAAAGGATTGGGATTGGAACACATGAACAGTCCTCTTCCTGTATTGCCTACTCAACTCACATCTTCTACCCTCAGATGTAGCCACTTCCAG AAAAATGTATTCTGCTTAAGAGAGCGAGATCTTCTAGAAAGATATACTTGTGAAGTTGCAGAGCTTCAAGAGAGAGGAGAAAGCAGAGAGTTGTCCTTCCTCTTGGTTAGCATTCTCACAAAACATTTGGTTGCATATACTAATGGAATTCTCTCCTCATTTTCTACATCTCCTCTATGCTTGCAGAGTCATCAACTTTCTGAAGATCTAAGTAAAGCTTTCGCGGAAAAAGCAATCCTACAAGCCGTTTTGGATGCTGAAGCCAAACTGCCTGCTGGCTCCATTAAG GATGTAGTGGGTCTTGTAAGATCAATGTACGCATTGATATGCATGGAAGAAGATCCATCGTTCTTGAGATATGGTTACCATTCAAGGGACAGTGTTGGAGATGTGAGGAGAGAAGTTTCTAAGCTTTGCATAGAGCTTAGACCACACGCGCTTGCCCTTGTCACTTCATTCGGAATACCAGACGCGTTTTTGGGACCGATTGCATTTAACTGGATCGAAGCCAACGCTTGGTCttga
- the LOC106401308 gene encoding acyl-coenzyme A oxidase 3, peroxisomal isoform X2 — protein sequence MINRFDNLRISRENLLNSVADVSPDGEYVSAIKDPDQRFGAFMAPLTSGRVTIASSAIYSAKVGLAIALRYSLSRRAFSLTANGPEVLLLDYPSHQRRLLPLLAKTYAMSFAANDLKMIYVKRTPETNKAIHVVSSGLKAVLTWHNMHTLQECREAVGGQGVKTENLVGQLKGEFDVQTTFEGDNNVLMQQVSKALFAEYVSCKKRNKPFRGLGLEHMNSSRPVLPTQLSSSTLRCSQFQKNVFCLRERDLLERFTSEVAQLQGRGESRESSFLVNHELAEDLGKAFTEKAILQTILDAEAKLPAGSLKDVLGLVRSMYALISIEEDPSFLRYGYLSRDNVGDVRREVSKLCGEVRPHALALVTSFGIPDAFLGPIAFNWVEANAWSSV from the exons ATGATTAACAGGTTTGACAATCTTCGGATTTCAAGAGAGAATTTACTTAACTCGGTTGCTGATGTCTCGCCTGATGGAGAGTATGTTAGTGCAATCAAAGATCCTGATCAG agATTTGGAGCATTCATGGCCCCTTTGACCTCTGGTAGAGTCACAATTGCATCAAGTGCAATTTATTCTGCAAAG GTTGGATTAGCTATTGCTTTAAGGTACTCGCTTTCAAGAAGAGCCTTCTCTCTTACAGCCAATGGTCCTGAAGTGCTCCTTCTTGATTATCCAAGCCATCAAAGGCGACTGCTACCTCTCCTAGCAAAGAC ATATGCTATGAGTTTTGCTGCAAATGACTTGAAGATGATTTACGTGAAGAGGACACCTGAAACCAACAAAGCCATACATGTTGTCTCGAGTGGACTCAAAGCTGTTCTCACCTGGCACAATATGCACACGCTTCAG GAATGCCGTGAAGCTGTTGGAGGGCAAGGTGTGAAAACAGAGAATCTAGTTGGTCAACTGAAAGGTGAATTTGATGTGCAGACTACATTTGAGGGTGACAACAATGTATTGATGCAGCAG GTGAGCAAAGCACTGTTTGCTGAATATGTATCGTGTAAGAAGAGAAACAAACCTTTCAGAGGGTTGGGATTGGAGCACATGAACAGTTCTCGTCCTGTATTGCCAACTCAGCTCTCATCTTCTACACTCAGATGCAGCCAGTTTCAG AAAAATGTGTTCTGCTTAAGAGAAAGAGATCTTCTAGAAAGATTCACTTCTGAAGTTGCGCAGCTTCAAGGGAGGGGAGAGAGTCGAGAGTCCTCTTTCCTCGTG AATCATGAACTTGCTGAGGACTTAGGTAAAGCTTTCACAGAGAAAGCAATACTGCAAACTATCTTGGATGCTGAGGCCAAACTACCTGCTGGCTCATTGAAG GATGTGTTGGGTCTTGTGAGATCAATGTACGCATTGATCAGCATTGAAGAAGATCCGTCGTTCTTGAGATACGGTTACCTCTCAAGGGACAACGTTGGAGATGTGAGGAGAGAGGTTTCTAAGCTCTGCGGAGAGGTTAGACCTCACGCGCTTGCACTGGTTACTTCATTCGGGATTCCAGACGCGTTCTTGGGACCCATTGCGTTCAACTGGGTCGAAGCCAACGCTTGGTCTTCAGTTTAG
- the LOC106401310 gene encoding delta-9 desaturase-like 5 protein: MCNPIRDDGSSQSDMVRKEKKPYFQRYWTSADIARALTVTTVHFWCLLAPFNYKWEALRFGLILAAVTNLLITFSYHRNLSHGSFKLPKWLEYPFAYAAVFALQGDPLDWVSIHRFHHQFSDTDRDPHSPKEGLLFSHIMWIFDTLYIKDKCGGRNNVMDLKKQWFYRFLRKTIGLQVLMYWTVLYLYGGLPYLTCGGGVGGVLGYHVTWLVASVGHTWGSRPWKTNDTSHNVWWLSLVTMGDSWHNNHHAFEWSARQGLEWWQIDITWYLIRLFEVLGLATDVKLPSESQKQKLALAR, translated from the exons ATGTGTAATCCCATTAGAGACGATGGCTCTAGCCAAAGCGACATGGTGCGTAAAGAGAAAAAACCATATTTTCAGAGATATTGGACGTCGGCTGATATAGCAAGAGCGTTAACCGTCACGACTGTGCACTTTTGGTGTCTCCTGGCGCCATTTAACTACAAATGGGAAGCATTACGGTTCGGTCTGATTCTCGCCGCAGTGACTAACCTGCTCATCACATTCTCGTACCATAGGAACTTGTCTCATGGGAGCTTTAAGCTCCCGAAATGGCTTGAATATCCTTTTGCTTACGCTGCTGTTTTCGCTCTTCAG GGTGATCCACTAGATTGGGTGAGCATACATAGGTTCCACCACCAGTTCAGTGATACGGACCGCGACCCACATAGCCCTAAGGAAGGACTTTTGTTCAGCCATATCATGTGGATATTTGACACCCTTTATATAAAAGATAAG TGTGGTGGACGTAACAACGTGATGGACTTGAAGAAGCAATGGTTCTATAGGTTTCTACGAAAGACAATTGGTCTCCAAGTCTTAATGTATTGGACCGTCCTCTATCTCTACGGTGGTTTACCTTACCTTACATGCGGAGgg GGTGTTGGAGGTGTACTAGGGTACCACGTGACATGGCTCGTAGCCTCGGTAGGCCATACTTGGGGTTCGAGGCCGTGGAAGACTAACGACACATCTCATAACGTTtg GTGGCTAAGCTTAGTTACGATGGGAGATAGTTGGCACAACAATCACCACGCGTTTGAGTGGTCGGCGAGGCAAGGACTGGAGTGGTGGCAGATAGATATCACTTGGTACCTCATTCGACTATTTGAGGTTCTCGGATTAGCCACAGATGTGAAATTGCCTTCGGAATCTCAAAAACAGAAGTTGGCTCTCGCTCgttga